The Halococcus saccharolyticus DSM 5350 genome window below encodes:
- the gdhB gene encoding glutamate dehydrogenase GdhB, translating into MASESTQQGRASEEPADPTEFESALDTARRQLARAASHIDIDPNTVERLNHPAKVHEVSVPLERDDGTVEVFTGYRAQHDSVRGPYKGGLRFHPGVSHDECVGLAMWMTWKCAVLDLPFGGAKGGVVANPKELSSGEEERLTRRFTQEIRDAIGPTRDIPAPDMGTNEQTMAWIMDAYSMQQAETTPGVVTGKPPVVGGSYGRSEAPGRSVAIITREVCDYYDRSLEGTTVAVQGFGSVGASAARLLDDWGATIAAVSDVNGVVYDLDGLDVQAIPSHDEEPEAVTKHADDVLPSHEFFELDVDVLIPAAVGNVITEANADAIQASIIIEGANGPTTSAADTILDNRDIPVVPDILANAGGVTVSYFEWLQDINRRSWSLERVNDELEKEMLAAWEEVRSEVDERGVSWRDAAYIVALSRLAEAHEARGLWP; encoded by the coding sequence ATGGCCTCAGAATCAACCCAACAAGGACGTGCATCCGAGGAGCCGGCTGATCCGACCGAATTCGAGTCCGCACTGGACACGGCCCGTCGCCAGCTCGCGCGTGCAGCGAGTCACATCGATATCGATCCAAATACGGTCGAGCGACTCAACCATCCAGCGAAGGTTCACGAGGTGTCGGTTCCGCTCGAACGGGATGACGGGACCGTCGAGGTGTTTACCGGGTACCGTGCACAGCACGATAGCGTCCGGGGACCGTACAAGGGTGGCCTTCGGTTTCATCCCGGTGTCAGCCATGACGAGTGCGTTGGGTTAGCGATGTGGATGACGTGGAAATGCGCCGTTCTGGATCTCCCGTTCGGCGGGGCGAAAGGTGGTGTCGTCGCTAACCCAAAGGAACTGAGCTCTGGCGAAGAGGAGCGCCTTACTCGACGGTTCACGCAGGAAATACGAGACGCCATCGGCCCGACCCGGGACATTCCAGCCCCTGATATGGGCACCAACGAACAGACGATGGCGTGGATCATGGATGCTTACAGTATGCAGCAGGCCGAAACCACTCCGGGTGTCGTCACCGGGAAACCACCTGTCGTCGGTGGAAGCTACGGTCGGAGTGAAGCCCCCGGTCGGAGTGTCGCGATCATCACTCGCGAGGTGTGTGACTACTACGACCGCTCGTTAGAGGGAACGACGGTTGCGGTCCAAGGCTTCGGCAGCGTTGGTGCGAGCGCGGCTCGGTTACTCGATGACTGGGGCGCAACTATCGCCGCTGTGAGTGACGTGAACGGTGTCGTCTACGACCTTGATGGACTCGACGTCCAAGCGATCCCCTCACACGATGAAGAACCGGAAGCAGTCACCAAACACGCCGATGACGTCCTGCCGAGCCACGAATTCTTCGAGCTCGATGTGGATGTCCTCATCCCGGCCGCGGTCGGTAACGTCATCACCGAAGCGAATGCCGACGCGATCCAAGCAAGTATCATCATTGAGGGAGCAAACGGCCCGACGACGTCCGCAGCCGATACGATCCTCGACAACCGGGATATCCCTGTCGTTCCAGACATCCTTGCCAACGCTGGTGGCGTGACCGTGAGCTACTTCGAATGGTTGCAAGATATTAACCGCCGGTCGTGGTCGCTCGAACGCGTCAACGACGAACTTGAAAAAGAGATGCTAGCGGCATGGGAGGAAGTTCGGTCGGAAGTCGATGAGCGAGGTGTGTCGTGGCGTGATGCCGCGTACATCGTTGCGCTCTCCCGACTCGCAGAAGCCCACGAAGCACGCGGTCTCTGGCCATAG
- a CDS encoding Lrp/AsnC family transcriptional regulator, translating into MTGIDDIDHEILELLMENARYSYRDIAEQVDRSPPTVSDRVERLQELGIIERFTLDIDRSMLIEGSTVLVELDVEPGSGETVADTLTDVTAIEHVIQTVDATVVFIAHANERDISTLLSETLDGDQVRDYTVRLVSESTWEPRLDEEMLSIECVVCGKSVDDGETIDLGERTHEVCCTSCAGEIKEQYDSLQQTVANE; encoded by the coding sequence ATGACTGGAATCGACGATATCGATCACGAGATTCTCGAGTTGCTGATGGAGAACGCTCGTTACTCCTATCGGGATATCGCGGAACAAGTCGACCGTTCGCCACCGACGGTCTCAGACCGGGTCGAACGTCTCCAAGAGTTGGGGATCATCGAACGGTTCACGCTTGACATTGATCGATCGATGCTTATCGAGGGATCGACAGTACTCGTAGAACTCGATGTCGAACCCGGCAGCGGCGAGACCGTAGCGGACACTCTCACCGACGTGACGGCCATCGAACACGTCATTCAGACGGTCGACGCGACGGTGGTCTTCATCGCACACGCGAACGAGCGAGATATTAGTACCCTGCTCTCAGAAACGCTTGACGGTGACCAGGTCAGAGATTACACTGTGCGGCTGGTCAGCGAGTCGACCTGGGAGCCTCGATTGGACGAAGAGATGCTTTCAATCGAATGCGTCGTCTGTGGAAAATCTGTCGACGACGGTGAGACCATCGATCTGGGTGAGCGTACCCACGAAGTGTGCTGTACTTCATGTGCTGGCGAGATCAAAGAGCAGTACGACTCTCTCCAGCAGACTGTGGCGAACGAATAA
- a CDS encoding CopG family ribbon-helix-helix protein — translation MRTSFNIPDDVVEEFDRVWKEEDIENRSRAVREAMLEYIELHSRLEDTTGEVVALVAFDYRHHDVIQELHAVQHGYQDVILNTSHTHQGEWCLESLFCRGAAERVRELIYRLRDFDGVRRVKVMVIRDGEA, via the coding sequence ATGCGAACGAGCTTTAATATCCCCGATGACGTGGTCGAAGAGTTTGATAGAGTATGGAAGGAGGAAGATATTGAGAATCGATCCCGAGCAGTCAGAGAGGCGATGCTGGAGTACATCGAGTTGCACTCACGGCTCGAAGACACGACCGGCGAGGTCGTCGCACTCGTTGCTTTCGACTACCGCCACCACGACGTAATACAGGAGCTTCATGCTGTCCAGCACGGATATCAAGACGTCATCCTCAACACGAGTCACACGCACCAAGGCGAGTGGTGTCTCGAATCACTCTTCTGTCGCGGGGCCGCCGAACGAGTCCGTGAGCTCATCTACCGGCTCCGCGACTTCGACGGTGTACGTCGCGTGAAGGTGATGGTCATCCGCGATGGGGAGGCGTGA
- a CDS encoding dicarboxylate/amino acid:cation symporter → MNRTLGSLWKRYQSTPLVYRIFLAFVVGSAAGLLFGDRMSVLSPLGDLFLRLLNMLIVPIIVFTLLTGIRQLSPARLGRIGGATVGLYALTTTMAGIIGLVVANVLQPGRGVEFVAGEAESQVPPTLTEVVLGIVPTNPVAAMAEGNLLATVFFVIVFGIALTYVRARQDEYAESVDSLFEAFEIGAEAMFVVVRGVLEYGVIGVFALMAAGIGTEGIGVFSSLGMLVLAVALAVVAQITITYLFVLMQVIGDVSPIAFLAGARDAMVTAFATRSSSGTLPVTMTNAEEDLRIDERVYSFALPVGATANMDGAALRQAITVMFAANAVGQPLMLSEQVLVLLVAVLISIGTAGVPGAGLVMLTVVLNQVGLPLEVVGFVAGVDPILGRIATMNNVTGDLAVATIVGKWNDAIDLDEGVWRRAPTGFSERSIFGD, encoded by the coding sequence ATGAATCGTACTCTCGGCTCGCTTTGGAAGCGATATCAGTCGACCCCCCTCGTGTATCGAATCTTCCTCGCGTTCGTCGTGGGCTCAGCGGCAGGTCTCCTCTTCGGCGACCGCATGAGCGTCCTCAGTCCGCTCGGCGATCTCTTCTTGCGATTGCTCAACATGCTGATCGTCCCGATCATCGTGTTCACTCTCCTTACCGGGATCCGCCAGCTTTCCCCGGCCCGACTCGGTCGCATCGGGGGCGCAACGGTTGGTCTGTATGCGCTGACGACCACGATGGCGGGGATCATCGGACTCGTCGTTGCAAACGTTCTCCAGCCGGGTCGAGGCGTCGAGTTCGTCGCCGGAGAGGCCGAGTCCCAGGTCCCACCCACCCTCACCGAAGTCGTCCTCGGGATCGTTCCCACGAACCCAGTAGCGGCGATGGCAGAGGGAAATCTGCTTGCGACCGTATTTTTCGTCATCGTGTTCGGGATCGCGCTTACCTACGTTCGTGCCCGACAGGACGAGTACGCCGAGAGTGTCGATTCGCTGTTCGAGGCCTTCGAGATCGGTGCCGAGGCGATGTTCGTGGTGGTGCGCGGCGTGCTCGAGTACGGCGTCATCGGTGTGTTTGCCCTGATGGCGGCCGGGATCGGTACTGAAGGGATCGGCGTGTTCTCCTCGCTCGGGATGCTCGTTCTGGCCGTGGCTCTCGCGGTCGTCGCCCAGATCACGATCACCTATCTGTTCGTCCTGATGCAGGTGATTGGCGACGTCTCGCCGATAGCCTTTCTCGCCGGGGCGAGGGATGCGATGGTGACTGCGTTCGCGACTCGCTCTTCCAGCGGGACGCTCCCGGTGACGATGACCAACGCCGAGGAGGACCTCCGGATCGACGAGCGAGTGTACTCGTTCGCCCTCCCGGTTGGCGCTACCGCCAACATGGACGGCGCGGCACTCCGGCAGGCGATCACGGTAATGTTCGCCGCGAACGCGGTCGGACAGCCGCTCATGCTCTCGGAGCAGGTGCTGGTGTTGCTCGTCGCCGTGCTCATCAGCATCGGGACGGCAGGCGTGCCGGGAGCGGGCCTCGTCATGCTCACCGTGGTGCTCAACCAGGTCGGACTTCCCCTAGAGGTCGTCGGCTTCGTCGCCGGTGTGGATCCGATACTCGGCCGGATCGCCACGATGAACAACGTCACCGGTGATCTCGCCGTCGCGACGATCGTCGGGAAGTGGAACGATGCTATCGACCTCGACGAGGGTGTTTGGAGACGAGCACCAACTGGGTTTTCGGAGAGAAGTATATTTGGCGACTAA
- a CDS encoding metal-dependent transcriptional regulator, translating into MSSAKAEDYIKAVYQLSDGEEPVPPSEIAEALDVTTPTVTATMKRLADQDLIEREEYKGSHLTEEGELLAIETIRHHRLLELFLAEQLNYDWTEVHNEADRLEHHISERFETELAAALDEPTVDPHGSPIPTADLEQSKENDAPLYEFGEGDSVIVAQVADRDSEVLDYLAEAGITPGTRLEINEIAPFGMVTVTPTNEDGDESVSLPEEIAATVRVRDLDPDEPDNGSVLAG; encoded by the coding sequence ATGTCGAGCGCAAAGGCTGAGGACTACATCAAGGCGGTCTACCAGCTCAGCGACGGCGAGGAGCCGGTCCCGCCGTCAGAGATCGCCGAGGCCCTTGACGTGACGACCCCAACTGTGACCGCGACGATGAAGCGCCTCGCCGACCAGGACCTCATCGAGCGCGAGGAGTACAAGGGGTCACACCTGACCGAGGAGGGTGAACTCCTCGCCATCGAGACGATCCGCCATCACCGCCTGCTCGAACTCTTTCTCGCCGAGCAACTGAACTACGACTGGACCGAGGTTCACAACGAGGCCGACCGACTCGAACACCACATCAGCGAGCGATTCGAAACGGAACTTGCCGCCGCACTCGACGAGCCGACGGTCGACCCACACGGCTCGCCGATCCCGACCGCCGATCTCGAACAATCCAAAGAGAACGATGCTCCGCTCTATGAGTTCGGAGAAGGCGATAGTGTAATTGTCGCACAGGTGGCCGACCGCGATTCCGAGGTGCTTGACTACCTCGCCGAGGCCGGAATCACGCCCGGCACGCGACTCGAAATCAACGAGATCGCACCGTTCGGGATGGTTACTGTCACGCCCACGAATGAGGACGGAGACGAATCGGTTTCGCTGCCCGAGGAGATCGCGGCGACCGTTCGCGTCCGTGACCTAGACCCCGATGAGCCCGATAATGGGAGTGTGTTAGCAGGGTGA
- a CDS encoding TMEM165/GDT1 family protein has protein sequence MSDVGWLAVVGIAFGAQLAVLPGEKVQFIIAGLSTRYHPLLVVSAAGTAFAGWTALEVVFGQLVQQALSGTVLALLTAGMFALFAVLLVRSAPTENDATVTDGGAFDAGNELDVRIPVLDRQVPNVLGGFLPIFVMMAVGEFGDKTQLITITLASNYAAHPTAIWAGEMLAIIPVSLANAYFFNHFSHRFDLRKAHLAGAALFAFFAFDTVLGLATGFSLWETFIEGVATLLT, from the coding sequence GTGAGCGACGTGGGGTGGCTGGCCGTCGTCGGGATCGCCTTCGGCGCACAGCTAGCCGTGTTGCCTGGCGAGAAGGTCCAGTTCATCATCGCGGGCCTCTCGACCCGGTACCACCCGTTGCTCGTCGTCTCGGCGGCCGGCACTGCATTCGCGGGATGGACTGCCCTCGAGGTCGTCTTCGGACAGCTGGTGCAACAAGCTCTCTCGGGGACCGTCCTCGCGCTGTTGACAGCGGGAATGTTCGCGCTGTTCGCTGTCCTGTTGGTCCGCTCAGCACCCACGGAAAACGACGCTACGGTAACCGACGGCGGTGCGTTCGATGCTGGCAACGAACTGGATGTTCGAATACCTGTGCTCGACCGACAGGTCCCGAACGTTCTCGGCGGTTTTTTGCCGATCTTCGTCATGATGGCTGTCGGCGAGTTCGGTGACAAGACCCAGCTGATCACGATCACACTGGCGAGCAACTACGCTGCGCATCCGACTGCGATCTGGGCCGGTGAGATGCTCGCTATCATTCCTGTAAGCCTCGCAAACGCCTACTTCTTCAACCACTTCTCTCATCGATTCGATCTACGGAAGGCTCACCTCGCGGGGGCGGCGCTCTTCGCCTTCTTCGCGTTCGATACGGTACTCGGCCTCGCAACCGGGTTTTCGCTGTGGGAGACGTTCATCGAGGGCGTCGCAACCCTGCTGACTTGA
- a CDS encoding universal stress protein: protein MTRRVLVPVDEFLQAKKSLAYILSEHPCAEVTVLHVIDSAEVSHLAPQTLESELKSYYEKGHDTVTSLITDVQRMACEYGVRLSTTTKIGRPSQTIVDYAEQHHIDQIVIDGHGHSSTDYVSPESVAETVDCRSPVLVTII from the coding sequence ATGACAAGACGCGTGCTCGTGCCGGTGGATGAGTTTCTTCAAGCCAAAAAGAGCTTAGCGTACATATTGTCTGAGCATCCGTGTGCTGAGGTAACGGTCCTTCATGTCATCGATTCTGCCGAGGTCAGCCATCTTGCTCCACAAACCTTAGAAAGTGAGCTCAAGAGCTACTACGAAAAAGGCCACGACACGGTGACCTCACTCATTACCGATGTCCAAAGGATGGCTTGTGAGTACGGCGTCAGACTGTCTACCACAACGAAAATTGGTCGCCCCTCTCAAACGATCGTCGACTACGCCGAACAGCACCACATCGATCAGATCGTGATAGACGGTCACGGACATTCAAGTACGGACTATGTCTCTCCGGAGAGTGTCGCTGAAACTGTGGATTGTCGCTCACCAGTACTTGTCACGATCATCTGA
- a CDS encoding IS200/IS605 family transposase encodes MRRSNTFDVAPRSELDGELLRRLLDASAALWNELTYERRQRFFDGESVWDTDDYRKRYVGVLGSATAQQVIRKNREAWRSFFSLKEKGEAAGPSGYWGNEDDGRVLRTYVRNDQYTLETGERSRLEIPVGSDLKDEYGLGHTERLRLEVRGEPKWSGKQGRLELYYDELDDRFRAIQPVSDCSPRDTPLADETAALDIGANNIVAATTSTGQQFLYGGRDLFDRFRETTREIARLQSLLAEGRYTSERIRRLYRRRTRRRDHAMDALARDLIERLHAEGVSAVYVGALTDVLSASWSVRANAKTHNFWAFRAFIDRLTCTAEEFGITVEVRSEAWTSRECPNCGSTGRTTRHRDTLTCECGFEGHADLTASETFLRRHSDTTVPRPMARPVCLKWDDHRWSASPCARRPNEEHTNPQDASVEVGQRDRPRSRGFPGL; translated from the coding sequence ATGAGGCGTTCCAACACCTTCGACGTAGCCCCTCGCTCGGAGTTGGACGGCGAGTTGCTACGGCGGCTATTGGACGCTTCTGCCGCTCTCTGGAACGAACTCACCTACGAACGCCGTCAACGGTTCTTCGACGGCGAATCCGTGTGGGATACCGACGACTACCGCAAGCGGTACGTCGGCGTCCTCGGGTCCGCGACCGCCCAGCAGGTGATTCGCAAGAACCGCGAGGCGTGGCGATCTTTCTTCTCGCTCAAAGAGAAGGGCGAAGCCGCCGGGCCGTCGGGCTACTGGGGCAACGAGGACGACGGCAGGGTATTGCGAACCTATGTCCGCAACGACCAGTACACACTCGAAACCGGCGAGCGGTCGCGCCTCGAAATCCCGGTCGGGTCGGACCTCAAGGACGAGTACGGACTCGGCCACACCGAGCGCCTCCGTTTGGAAGTACGCGGCGAACCGAAGTGGTCGGGCAAGCAGGGCCGTCTCGAATTGTACTACGACGAGTTGGACGACCGATTCAGGGCCATTCAACCCGTGAGCGACTGTTCTCCACGGGACACACCATTAGCCGACGAAACGGCTGCTCTGGACATCGGCGCGAACAACATCGTCGCGGCGACCACTTCGACCGGCCAGCAATTCCTGTACGGTGGACGCGACCTGTTCGACCGCTTCCGCGAAACGACGCGAGAAATCGCTCGGCTACAATCGCTACTCGCCGAGGGTCGGTACACGTCGGAGCGGATTCGACGTCTCTACCGGCGTCGGACGCGGCGGCGCGACCACGCGATGGACGCGCTCGCCAGAGACCTCATCGAGCGCCTCCACGCCGAGGGGGTTTCGGCGGTGTACGTCGGCGCGCTCACCGACGTACTCTCCGCGTCGTGGTCGGTTCGGGCGAACGCGAAGACGCACAACTTCTGGGCGTTTCGCGCGTTCATCGACCGACTTACTTGCACCGCCGAGGAGTTCGGCATCACGGTCGAAGTTCGCTCCGAAGCGTGGACCTCGCGGGAGTGTCCGAACTGCGGGTCGACCGGTCGGACTACCAGGCACCGCGATACGCTCACCTGCGAGTGCGGATTCGAGGGCCACGCGGACCTCACGGCGTCCGAGACGTTCCTGCGACGCCACAGCGACACGACAGTACCACGGCCGATGGCACGGCCCGTGTGCCTCAAGTGGGACGACCATCGATGGTCGGCGTCACCATGCGCTCGCCGTCCCAACGAGGAGCACACGAACCCGCAAGATGCCTCCGTCGAGGTGGGTCAGCGTGACCGACCCCGATCGCGGGGATTCCCCGGCCTTTAG
- a CDS encoding outer membrane protein assembly factor BamB family protein yields the protein MPLDDWQVLGLDTADNRLFATLSENNGPSAVAAIDPAEQSIIWQMKSEGEPVGGSHASYQRIARGQWGVTLANETVYAVTGRVGERRWGAVQALDQATGERRWSLRRNREFALAGVTADLVVATGLEFSERRTVSHTTTGSPLSTVVYGLDSANGKVRWTREFIGVQDVAVNSNGVYVAVADRLVGLELDGKRRFAYEYGPATRVEAATERVFYLTGKDAASTLHGVGPNGSVDWQHDLPIHELLLDGNRLYAGGKAVVTVETDGTIVWRDDTYGEWLLLDPDGDTLYTRSRIRSDAATAYDVAGKKRWTFDPPSNNAWPEAATNDALIVSAITGDTANQPFLTVYAINSQGQPTASLGKETVFDATGLSDTAYLADGNSATGDSNLLALDP from the coding sequence ATGCCTCTCGACGATTGGCAGGTATTAGGACTGGATACTGCCGATAACCGACTGTTCGCGACCTTAAGTGAAAACAACGGCCCCTCAGCAGTCGCGGCTATCGACCCTGCTGAGCAGTCAATCATCTGGCAGATGAAATCCGAGGGAGAGCCAGTCGGAGGTTCTCATGCGTCTTACCAGCGTATCGCCCGCGGCCAGTGGGGAGTGACACTCGCCAATGAAACCGTCTATGCCGTTACTGGCCGCGTGGGGGAACGACGATGGGGTGCCGTCCAGGCACTTGACCAAGCTACTGGTGAGCGTCGTTGGTCGCTCCGACGGAATCGAGAGTTTGCCCTCGCTGGTGTCACCGCCGACCTCGTGGTCGCCACCGGTCTCGAGTTTTCGGAACGGAGAACTGTTAGCCACACAACAACTGGATCACCATTATCGACAGTCGTTTACGGTCTCGATTCAGCTAATGGTAAGGTACGCTGGACGCGTGAGTTCATCGGCGTTCAGGATGTGGCTGTGAACTCCAACGGGGTCTACGTCGCTGTCGCAGACCGTCTCGTGGGCCTTGAACTAGACGGTAAACGACGATTTGCATACGAGTATGGACCAGCCACTAGAGTCGAGGCCGCCACCGAGCGGGTCTTCTATCTCACCGGCAAGGATGCCGCTTCGACTCTCCACGGTGTCGGTCCAAACGGAAGCGTGGACTGGCAGCACGACCTTCCGATACATGAGCTACTGCTCGATGGCAATCGTCTCTATGCTGGCGGTAAGGCAGTTGTCACAGTCGAAACCGACGGCACCATCGTTTGGCGCGACGATACGTATGGCGAGTGGCTCTTGCTCGATCCCGACGGTGATACTCTATACACGCGATCCCGAATACGATCCGACGCGGCCACAGCATACGACGTGGCTGGCAAGAAACGCTGGACGTTCGACCCGCCGTCGAACAACGCTTGGCCTGAGGCTGCAACGAACGACGCTCTAATCGTTTCGGCTATTACAGGTGATACTGCAAATCAACCGTTCCTCACCGTCTATGCGATAAATTCTCAGGGACAGCCGACTGCCTCCCTCGGGAAAGAGACGGTGTTCGATGCAACGGGGCTGAGCGATACAGCATACTTGGCGGATGGGAACTCGGCCACTGGAGACTCGAATCTCCTCGCACTGGACCCGTAA
- a CDS encoding rubrerythrin-like domain-containing protein: protein MARDVDFDTQAETPYECFECGTIVMAESNPGLCADCGSELRNRLVPFE from the coding sequence ATGGCACGAGATGTCGACTTCGATACTCAGGCTGAAACGCCGTATGAGTGTTTCGAGTGTGGGACGATCGTGATGGCCGAATCGAACCCCGGCCTCTGTGCTGATTGTGGCAGTGAACTACGGAACCGCCTGGTTCCCTTCGAATAA